From Paenibacillus sp. PK3_47, the proteins below share one genomic window:
- a CDS encoding glycosyltransferase has translation MGPQISIIVPVYDVADYLPKCIESILQQTFTDFELILIDDGSPDDSPQICDHYASQDSRVRVIHKKNGGVSEARNCGLDIARGKYIGFADSDDWLENDMFELLHKLIEKHNADIAICGHYVVKDDSTEPLYEYFEGEIVYSNVEGVQKIVEDVEIQSYLWNKLFRRELFENVRFPVGKTYEDLWAMYFLFKNANKSVRVWDPKYHYLQRGGSITQVWDDNSFYNYYCAVIDRYNDLKTNGKNPSYQDISRQYLDNVVEYGFNYYNYYIKKGIKANDERCEEFVEFLKHNINPFFRNNTLNFKNKLSISLLFLNKKMYASLFKFAFVVLRNNKIG, from the coding sequence ATGGGGCCACAAATCAGTATTATTGTTCCGGTCTATGATGTTGCTGACTATTTGCCTAAATGTATTGAATCGATACTCCAGCAGACTTTTACGGATTTTGAGCTGATCTTGATTGATGACGGTTCGCCTGACGATTCTCCGCAAATCTGCGATCATTATGCAAGCCAGGACAGCAGGGTGCGCGTCATTCATAAAAAGAACGGCGGAGTATCCGAAGCCCGGAACTGCGGACTTGATATTGCCAGGGGCAAATATATCGGCTTTGCAGACAGCGATGACTGGCTGGAGAATGACATGTTCGAGCTCCTGCATAAGCTTATTGAGAAGCACAATGCGGATATTGCGATTTGCGGTCATTACGTAGTTAAGGATGATTCCACCGAACCGCTGTACGAATATTTTGAAGGCGAAATTGTGTACAGCAATGTGGAGGGTGTGCAGAAGATCGTTGAGGATGTGGAGATTCAAAGCTACCTGTGGAACAAGCTGTTCAGAAGAGAGCTGTTTGAGAATGTCCGTTTCCCGGTCGGCAAAACCTATGAGGATCTGTGGGCGATGTATTTCTTATTCAAAAATGCCAACAAATCGGTACGGGTATGGGATCCGAAATATCATTATCTGCAGCGGGGCGGCAGCATTACGCAGGTATGGGACGACAACAGCTTTTATAACTACTATTGTGCTGTAATTGACAGATACAATGACCTGAAGACTAACGGGAAGAACCCGTCTTACCAGGACATCTCCAGACAATATCTTGATAATGTGGTGGAGTACGGCTTTAACTATTACAACTACTATATCAAAAAAGGAATCAAGGCCAATGATGAACGCTGCGAGGAATTTGTCGAATTTCTGAAGCATAATATCAATCCTTTTTTCCGGAACAATACGCTGAATTTTAAAAATAAATTAAGTATCAGCCTGCTGTTTCTGAATAAAAAAATGTATGCTTCGCTGTTCAAATTTGCCTTCGTTGTGCTCCGTAACAATAAAATCGGATAA
- a CDS encoding DUF6625 family protein has translation MISKETDTKELTVFNNRILLFAPYFGQLPDHFPLWLKSCQYNPTIDWVLFVDKPPAVALPDNVRIIETRLEDFRDIISKKLDMSVAIRDAYKLCDFKPTYGFVFEDLLKGYSYWGHCDIDLIFGDIRKFITDEILHTHDKILFCGHLTIYRNTPSVNKLFMYQNGHVNYKEVFADPECRFFDEHGGMDVIAHLAQIKQYSNIIFADISHKYNKLTLTELHNHKHQVFYWENGEVFREYLDDRYESLRHDSFAYIHFQKRKMKLHSNALDAASFFITPNGFEVKKTAVMTKEDFSKYNNKRLMLFDLYYYNLNRAKSKIKRMLTQSAYRRVGKNE, from the coding sequence ATGATAAGTAAGGAAACAGACACTAAGGAGCTAACCGTCTTTAATAACCGCATTTTGTTATTTGCGCCTTACTTTGGGCAGCTGCCCGACCATTTTCCGTTATGGTTAAAATCATGCCAGTATAACCCCACTATAGATTGGGTTTTGTTCGTGGATAAGCCCCCTGCGGTTGCATTGCCTGACAACGTCAGAATTATTGAGACCAGACTCGAGGACTTCCGGGACATTATTTCCAAGAAGCTGGATATGTCGGTGGCTATCCGCGATGCGTATAAGCTGTGTGATTTTAAGCCTACATACGGATTTGTCTTTGAGGATCTGCTGAAGGGTTACTCCTATTGGGGGCATTGCGATATAGACCTGATTTTTGGGGATATCCGCAAGTTTATAACGGATGAAATTCTGCATACCCACGATAAAATACTGTTCTGCGGACATTTGACCATCTATAGAAACACTCCCTCGGTCAACAAGCTGTTTATGTACCAGAACGGGCACGTAAACTATAAGGAGGTATTTGCAGATCCGGAGTGCCGTTTCTTTGACGAACATGGCGGTATGGATGTCATTGCCCATCTGGCGCAGATCAAGCAGTACAGCAACATTATTTTTGCCGATATTTCCCACAAGTATAACAAGCTGACCCTGACCGAACTGCATAATCACAAGCATCAGGTATTTTATTGGGAGAACGGGGAAGTGTTCCGGGAGTATCTGGATGACAGATATGAAAGCCTGCGGCATGATTCGTTTGCTTATATCCATTTTCAAAAAAGGAAGATGAAATTACATAGTAACGCACTGGATGCAGCCTCCTTTTTCATTACCCCTAACGGTTTTGAAGTTAAAAAGACTGCGGTGATGACCAAGGAAGATTTCAGTAAGTACAATAATAAAAGACTGATGCTGTTCGACTTGTATTACTACAACCTCAACAGGGCCAAAAGTAAAATCAAGCGGATGCTGACTCAGTCTGCTTACAGACGGGTCGGGAAAAATGAATAA